From Xylocopilactobacillus apis, a single genomic window includes:
- a CDS encoding energy-coupling factor transporter ATPase produces MVEIVKANNVYFTYSQAHSPVLNNISFSVESNTFTTIIGENGSGKSTLAKTIVGLNKPDKGEIQIAGLQLNEENLDQIRANVGMVFQNPDNQFVGATVADDVAFGLENHQVPHNQMEEIVEKYLSLVKMWDYRDRTPETLSGGQKQRVAIASALAYSPKVLILDEASSMLDPKGRKDLLELILELKKTTQTTIISVTHNLSEALVSDRVYLLTKGQINGSGTPQEIFTNRKLIKDNNLELPFIPELIYQLKKQDFPLKKDWMTEEELIEFLWTLASKM; encoded by the coding sequence TTGGTTGAAATTGTTAAAGCAAATAATGTTTATTTTACATACTCGCAGGCTCATTCTCCCGTACTGAATAATATATCTTTCTCTGTGGAGAGTAATACTTTTACCACTATTATTGGAGAAAATGGCAGTGGTAAGAGTACTTTAGCTAAAACAATTGTGGGACTAAATAAACCTGATAAGGGAGAAATTCAAATTGCTGGACTTCAATTAAACGAAGAAAATCTCGATCAAATTAGAGCTAACGTTGGGATGGTTTTTCAAAATCCAGATAATCAATTTGTCGGGGCAACGGTAGCAGATGACGTAGCTTTTGGGTTAGAAAATCATCAGGTTCCGCACAATCAGATGGAAGAAATCGTTGAGAAGTATTTGAGCCTAGTTAAAATGTGGGATTACCGCGATCGGACGCCAGAAACTCTTTCAGGGGGACAAAAGCAGCGGGTGGCGATTGCTTCGGCTTTAGCTTATAGTCCTAAGGTATTAATTCTTGATGAAGCAAGCAGTATGCTTGATCCAAAAGGTCGCAAAGATCTATTAGAATTAATTTTAGAATTAAAAAAGACGACCCAAACAACTATAATTTCGGTCACTCATAATTTATCTGAAGCACTAGTCAGTGATCGAGTGTACTTATTAACTAAGGGGCAAATTAATGGATCAGGCACACCTCAGGAAATTTTTACTAATCGAAAATTGATAAAAGATAATAATTTGGAATTACCATTTATTCCAGAATTAATTTATCAGCTAAAAAAGCAGGATTTTCCGCTGAAAAAAGATTGGATGACAGAAGAGGAGTTGATTGAATTTTTATGGACATTAGCTTCAAAAATGTAA
- the rplO gene encoding 50S ribosomal protein L15: MQLNELRPAPGSRHSRKRVARGFSSGYGKTAGRGTKGQKARQGGKVRMGFEGGQMPLFRRMPKRGFNNINRKEYAEVSLTALNVFDDGEVIDDKVLLEKGIIKKPLSGVKILGNGKIEKKLTVKVSKVTQSANTAIVNAGGTVEVN; the protein is encoded by the coding sequence ATGCAGTTAAACGAATTAAGACCAGCACCAGGTTCACGTCATTCACGTAAACGTGTAGCTCGTGGATTTTCTTCTGGCTACGGAAAAACCGCAGGCCGTGGAACCAAAGGACAAAAAGCTCGTCAAGGCGGGAAAGTCCGAATGGGTTTTGAAGGCGGACAAATGCCTTTGTTCCGGAGAATGCCAAAAAGAGGATTCAATAACATTAACCGTAAAGAATACGCTGAAGTTAGTCTCACTGCATTGAACGTATTTGATGATGGTGAAGTTATTGATGATAAAGTCTTATTAGAAAAGGGAATTATTAAAAAGCCCCTTTCAGGCGTAAAAATTTTAGGTAATGGTAAAATTGAGAAAAAGCTTACTGTTAAGGTAAGTAAAGTTACACAGTCGGCGAATACAGCGATCGTCAATGCCGGTGGAACCGTTGAGGTAAATTAA
- the rpsM gene encoding 30S ribosomal protein S13 has protein sequence MVRIAGVDLPRGKRIVIALTYIYGIGLSTSQKILKDVDVSEDIRQEDLTPQQEDAIRAAVDKYKVEGDLRREVNLNIKRLQEIGSYRGLRHRFNLPVRGQNTKNNARTRKGKKVSIAGKKK, from the coding sequence GTGGTTCGTATTGCTGGAGTTGATTTACCGAGAGGTAAAAGAATAGTAATAGCGTTAACTTATATTTATGGTATTGGTTTGTCTACATCTCAGAAAATTTTAAAAGATGTTGATGTTTCTGAAGATATTCGCCAAGAAGACCTTACTCCACAACAGGAAGACGCAATTCGCGCTGCTGTTGATAAGTATAAGGTTGAAGGTGATTTACGTAGAGAAGTCAATCTTAATATTAAACGTTTACAAGAAATTGGTTCTTACCGTGGCTTACGCCATCGATTCAATTTGCCTGTACGTGGTCAGAACACAAAAAATAATGCTCGGACTCGTAAAGGTAAGAAAGTTTCGATTGCTGGTAAGAAGAAGTAG
- the infA gene encoding translation initiation factor IF-1, translating into MAKQDVIEVHGKVTDTLPNAMFKVELENGAEVLAHVSGKIRMHYIRILPGDKVTVELSPYDLTKGRITYRFR; encoded by the coding sequence TTGGCAAAGCAAGATGTGATCGAAGTACACGGAAAAGTTACTGATACACTGCCAAATGCAATGTTTAAAGTTGAACTAGAAAACGGTGCAGAAGTTCTAGCTCATGTTTCAGGAAAAATAAGAATGCATTATATTCGAATTCTTCCCGGAGATAAAGTAACTGTTGAGTTATCCCCGTATGATCTTACTAAAGGTCGGATCACGTATAGATTTAGATAA
- the rpsE gene encoding 30S ribosomal protein S5: MADFDTKENELEETVVQINRITKVVKGGRRLRFAAVVVVGDKSGHVGFGTGKAQEVPEAIRKAADAARKNMITVPTSGTTIPHEVKGHYGSGHILLKPAREGSGISAGGAVRSVLELAGVGDITSKSQGSNTPINVIRATFDGLKRLKTAQQTADLRGISVDSL; the protein is encoded by the coding sequence TCAACCGAATTACAAAAGTTGTAAAAGGTGGTCGTAGACTTCGTTTTGCAGCAGTTGTTGTTGTTGGTGATAAGAGTGGACATGTTGGCTTCGGTACCGGTAAAGCACAGGAAGTTCCTGAAGCAATCCGTAAAGCCGCTGATGCAGCAAGAAAAAATATGATAACTGTACCTACTTCTGGAACAACAATTCCTCACGAAGTTAAAGGACATTATGGTTCTGGTCATATTTTACTAAAACCTGCTAGAGAGGGTTCTGGAATCTCTGCTGGGGGTGCTGTTCGTTCTGTCCTTGAGCTTGCTGGTGTTGGTGATATTACTAGTAAATCACAGGGTAGTAATACTCCGATTAACGTAATTCGCGCAACATTTGATGGTTTAAAGAGATTAAAGACCGCACAACAAACAGCAGACCTGCGTGGGATCTCTGTAGATTCGTTATAG
- a CDS encoding DNA-directed RNA polymerase subunit alpha: protein MIEFEKPSIARIEETSNYGKFIIEPLERGYGTTLGNSLRRVLLTSLPGSAVTDIQIDNVYHEFSTVDGVLEDVSHIILNVKKLKLKLIDVDEKVIELKIKGEKVVTAADIVTDSDLEVLDPDQYICSVAKGGELSMHMTVKKGRGYIAAVENKTEGMPIGVLAVDSIYTPIEKVNYQVESTRVRNRNDFDKLTLDIWTNGSIMPSEALSLAAKILTDHLAIFVELDGDAGSVETLVEKEDKHIEKLLDMTIEEIDLTVRSYNSLKRAGINTLGELTQMTESDMMKVRNLGRKSLEEVKAKLASLGLSLKKEDE from the coding sequence ATGATAGAATTTGAAAAACCATCAATCGCAAGGATAGAGGAAACCTCAAATTATGGTAAGTTTATCATTGAACCCTTAGAACGGGGTTATGGTACTACCTTAGGCAATTCTTTGCGCAGAGTTTTATTGACCTCTTTGCCGGGTTCTGCAGTAACTGACATTCAAATTGATAATGTTTACCATGAGTTTTCAACGGTAGATGGAGTCTTAGAAGATGTTTCACATATTATTCTTAATGTTAAAAAACTTAAGCTAAAGTTAATTGATGTTGACGAAAAAGTTATTGAGTTAAAAATTAAGGGTGAAAAAGTCGTTACAGCAGCAGATATTGTGACAGATTCAGATCTTGAAGTCTTGGATCCGGATCAATATATTTGTTCAGTCGCTAAAGGCGGAGAACTGTCGATGCATATGACTGTCAAAAAAGGACGTGGTTATATTGCTGCGGTAGAGAATAAAACTGAAGGTATGCCAATTGGGGTTTTAGCAGTCGATTCGATCTATACACCGATCGAAAAGGTTAATTATCAAGTTGAAAGTACGAGAGTTAGAAATCGAAACGATTTTGACAAATTGACACTTGATATATGGACTAATGGATCGATTATGCCATCGGAAGCTTTAAGTTTAGCTGCTAAGATTTTAACTGATCATTTAGCAATTTTTGTTGAACTTGATGGAGATGCTGGCAGCGTTGAAACTTTGGTTGAAAAGGAAGATAAGCATATTGAGAAATTACTCGATATGACAATCGAAGAAATTGATTTAACTGTTCGTTCTTATAACAGTTTAAAGAGAGCTGGAATCAATACTCTGGGTGAGTTAACTCAAATGACAGAGTCAGATATGATGAAAGTTCGAAACCTTGGACGTAAGTCTTTAGAAGAAGTCAAAGCTAAACTAGCAAGTTTAGGATTATCACTTAAGAAGGAGGATGAATAA
- the secY gene encoding preprotein translocase subunit SecY gives MFKTLFRGLKVKNIRSRILFTFFAFLIYRFGSLLTVPGVNAKAMTSIAQSGLVPILDTVSGGGLANYSIFALGVSPYITAQIVVQLLQMDIVPVFVEWSKQGEVGRRKLNNVTRVLTIVLAFLQSVAITGGFNALSTLNNNGQKLVKVPTVNTFIEIGFILTAGTMFLTWLGEQITDKGLGNGVSMIIAGGIISRLPSGIMGLYHQFIVGASNTRLMINIGLIVLIVVAVILITTFVTYVQQANYKIPIQFTRRATGTGDNSFLPLKINVSGVIPVIFASSFIVTPQTILTAFRNAHGEDTWFKVLDSIFNLQSNWGVAIYTILIVLFTFFYAFVQVNPEKVAENLTKQGSYIPGVRPGEETEDYISKLLIRLSTVGSVFLGLISLVPLLASNIWGLPQSIGLGGTSLLIIVGVALETTRQLDGLLMKREYVGFIR, from the coding sequence ATGTTCAAAACATTATTCAGGGGTTTAAAAGTAAAAAATATCAGATCAAGAATACTTTTCACGTTTTTTGCATTCTTGATTTATCGTTTTGGGTCTTTACTGACAGTCCCTGGAGTCAATGCGAAAGCAATGACTAGCATCGCCCAGAGCGGTTTAGTGCCTATTCTGGACACTGTAAGCGGGGGAGGTTTGGCAAATTATTCAATATTTGCTTTAGGCGTATCCCCTTATATTACAGCACAAATTGTAGTGCAATTACTGCAAATGGATATTGTTCCAGTCTTTGTTGAATGGAGTAAACAGGGTGAAGTCGGTCGACGGAAGCTAAATAATGTTACCAGAGTTTTAACGATAGTTTTAGCATTTTTACAATCAGTGGCCATCACTGGTGGATTTAATGCTCTTTCAACGCTGAATAATAATGGACAAAAGCTTGTTAAAGTACCAACTGTAAATACTTTTATTGAAATTGGTTTTATCTTGACTGCCGGTACAATGTTTTTGACGTGGCTGGGTGAACAGATAACAGATAAGGGTTTAGGTAATGGTGTTTCGATGATTATTGCTGGAGGTATTATTTCAAGACTTCCAAGTGGAATTATGGGATTATACCACCAGTTTATTGTTGGGGCTTCAAATACACGCCTTATGATTAATATTGGGCTTATTGTTTTAATTGTTGTTGCTGTAATTTTAATTACTACTTTTGTAACATATGTTCAGCAGGCAAATTATAAAATACCAATCCAATTTACTCGGCGAGCAACTGGGACAGGAGATAACAGTTTTCTACCATTGAAAATTAATGTTTCTGGTGTTATTCCGGTAATCTTTGCCAGTTCGTTTATTGTGACGCCACAAACAATTTTGACAGCTTTTCGAAATGCTCATGGTGAAGATACATGGTTTAAAGTGTTAGATTCCATCTTTAATTTACAAAGTAATTGGGGCGTGGCAATTTATACAATCTTAATTGTCCTCTTCACTTTCTTCTATGCTTTTGTGCAGGTAAATCCGGAAAAAGTTGCAGAAAACTTAACGAAGCAGGGAAGTTATATTCCAGGTGTTCGGCCGGGTGAAGAAACAGAAGATTACATTTCTAAACTTTTGATTAGACTTTCAACCGTTGGTTCAGTATTTTTAGGACTAATTTCATTGGTTCCATTGTTAGCAAGCAATATTTGGGGACTTCCTCAGTCGATTGGCCTTGGAGGAACTAGTTTGTTAATTATTGTCGGAGTTGCACTTGAAACTACACGTCAATTAGATGGTTTATTAATGAAACGTGAATATGTTGGATTTATTAGGTAA
- the rpmJ gene encoding 50S ribosomal protein L36 — protein sequence MKVRPSVKKMCEHCRIIKRRGRVMVICSANPRHKQRQG from the coding sequence ATGAAAGTTCGTCCATCAGTAAAAAAAATGTGTGAACATTGCAGAATTATTAAGCGCCGTGGGCGTGTAATGGTGATTTGTTCTGCAAATCCAAGACACAAACAAAGACAAGGTTAG
- the rpmD gene encoding 50S ribosomal protein L30 — translation MTKIKVTLERSALHRIPEHRKIVKALGLGRVHSTSILPNNASIRGAIDKVAYLVSIEEVNE, via the coding sequence ATGACAAAGATTAAAGTTACTCTTGAAAGAAGTGCATTACACCGAATTCCTGAACATCGGAAAATTGTTAAAGCACTTGGATTAGGTAGAGTTCACTCAACGTCGATCCTACCGAATAATGCCTCAATTAGAGGTGCAATTGATAAAGTTGCTTATTTAGTTTCAATTGAGGAAGTAAACGAGTAG
- the rpsK gene encoding 30S ribosomal protein S11, with the protein MATRRTTRRRRVKKNIESGVAHIHSTFNNTIVMITDPKGNAISWSSAGALGFKGSRKSTPYAAQLAAEAAAKSSMDQGMRNVEVSVKGPGSGRESAIRSLQAAGLEITAIRDDTPVPHNGSRPPKRRRV; encoded by the coding sequence TTGGCAACTAGAAGAACTACGCGTCGTCGTAGAGTAAAGAAGAATATTGAGTCTGGTGTTGCTCATATCCACTCAACATTTAATAACACAATTGTTATGATTACGGATCCCAAGGGAAATGCGATATCTTGGTCATCTGCTGGAGCACTTGGCTTTAAAGGATCACGTAAGTCAACACCATATGCTGCACAACTTGCGGCAGAAGCAGCAGCAAAGTCTTCAATGGATCAAGGTATGCGTAATGTAGAAGTTTCTGTTAAAGGTCCTGGTTCTGGTCGTGAATCAGCAATTAGATCATTGCAGGCAGCCGGGTTAGAAATCACTGCAATTCGTGACGATACACCAGTTCCGCATAACGGTTCAAGACCCCCAAAACGTCGCCGTGTGTAA
- a CDS encoding adenylate kinase, producing MNIILMGLPGAGKGTQAEKISENYKIVHISTGDMFREAISKKSELGRTAQGYMDQGQLVPDEVTSGIVKERIAQEDVQQHGFMLDGFPRTLVQAETLDQIVKELKTSIDRVVNIKVDPEDLVERLSGRFICRKCGATYHKIYNPPKVEGVCDVCGSKDFYQRDDDKPEVVRNRLEVNIEKNTPLIAYYEKQGKLSNIDGNKPINEVFDEIKKVLEKV from the coding sequence ATGAATATTATTTTAATGGGTTTGCCAGGTGCTGGAAAAGGTACGCAGGCCGAAAAAATTAGTGAAAATTATAAAATCGTTCATATTTCAACGGGAGATATGTTTAGAGAAGCAATTAGTAAAAAGTCTGAACTTGGTAGAACTGCTCAAGGGTACATGGATCAGGGACAATTAGTACCTGATGAGGTTACAAGTGGAATTGTAAAAGAGCGCATTGCCCAAGAAGATGTTCAGCAGCACGGTTTTATGTTGGACGGTTTTCCGAGAACTCTTGTTCAAGCCGAAACGCTTGATCAAATTGTTAAAGAGTTAAAGACTTCGATTGATAGAGTTGTTAATATAAAAGTTGACCCAGAGGATTTGGTTGAGCGCTTATCGGGACGTTTTATCTGCCGAAAGTGTGGGGCTACGTACCATAAAATATACAACCCACCAAAGGTTGAAGGTGTCTGCGATGTATGCGGCAGTAAAGATTTCTATCAACGTGATGATGATAAACCTGAAGTTGTTCGTAATCGGCTTGAAGTAAATATTGAAAAGAATACCCCGTTAATTGCCTATTATGAGAAACAAGGTAAACTGTCAAATATTGATGGCAATAAACCAATTAATGAAGTGTTTGATGAAATAAAAAAAGTTCTTGAAAAGGTTTGA
- the rplQ gene encoding 50S ribosomal protein L17, whose protein sequence is MSYRKFGRDSGHRKAMLRNLTTDLIVHERITTTEAKAKDLRSIVEKMITLGKRGDLHARRQAAAYVRNVIASTEEKDEEVVVESALQKLFSDLATRYAERNGGYTRIYKTVSRRGDGAPMVVIELV, encoded by the coding sequence ATGTCTTATCGAAAATTTGGTCGTGATAGTGGCCATCGAAAAGCAATGCTCAGAAACTTAACAACTGATCTTATTGTACATGAACGCATCACGACTACTGAAGCTAAAGCTAAAGATCTGCGTTCGATCGTTGAAAAGATGATCACTTTGGGCAAAAGAGGCGATTTGCACGCACGTCGTCAAGCAGCCGCTTATGTTCGTAATGTGATAGCAAGCACTGAAGAGAAAGATGAAGAAGTTGTTGTTGAATCAGCACTTCAAAAATTGTTCTCAGATTTAGCAACTCGTTATGCTGAACGTAACGGCGGCTATACAAGAATTTATAAAACGGTTAGTCGTCGTGGTGATGGCGCACCGATGGTTGTTATTGAATTAGTATAA